A genomic segment from Brevundimonas sp. SORGH_AS_0993 encodes:
- a CDS encoding cupin domain-containing protein: protein MDDENIIGPRLRALRERLGLSQRALARKAGVPSSTVSLVESGRTSPSVGSLKRLLDAAGVSLGEFFSSEFEASTKYFYRHDELTDISRGEVSYRQLGRGHGSSLQILYETYQPGSDSGRVMLSHEGEEGGLIISGRLEVTVDGQSRVLKAGDGYLFPSPLPHRFRNVGDTPCVVISACTPPTF, encoded by the coding sequence TTGGACGACGAGAACATCATCGGCCCGCGCCTGCGCGCCCTGCGCGAACGTCTGGGCCTGTCGCAGCGCGCCCTGGCCCGCAAGGCCGGCGTCCCCTCCAGCACCGTCAGCCTGGTCGAGAGCGGCCGGACCAGCCCCTCGGTCGGATCGCTGAAACGCCTGCTGGACGCGGCGGGCGTGTCGCTGGGCGAGTTCTTCAGCTCCGAGTTCGAAGCCTCGACCAAATATTTCTATCGCCACGACGAACTGACCGACATCTCGCGCGGCGAGGTGTCCTATCGCCAGCTGGGCCGGGGCCACGGCAGCAGCCTGCAGATCCTCTACGAAACCTACCAGCCCGGATCCGATAGCGGCCGGGTCATGCTGTCCCACGAAGGGGAGGAGGGCGGGCTGATCATCTCCGGCCGTCTGGAGGTGACGGTGGACGGCCAGTCGCGGGTGCTGAAGGCCGGCGACGGCTATCTGTTTCCCAGCCCCCTGCCCCATCGTTTCCGCAATGTGGGCGACACGCCGTGCGTCGTGATCAGCGCCTGCACGCCCCCGACCTTCTGA
- a CDS encoding SDR family oxidoreductase, with translation MTWYNASKGWVITATRAMAVELAPFQVRVNALNPVAGDTPLLKTFMGADTPEVRAKFLASIPIGRFSTPQDMGAAAAFLCSDDASMITGVALEVDGGRCI, from the coding sequence CTGACCTGGTACAACGCCTCGAAAGGCTGGGTCATCACGGCGACGCGGGCCATGGCGGTGGAGCTGGCGCCCTTCCAGGTGCGGGTGAACGCCCTGAACCCGGTGGCGGGCGACACGCCCTTGCTGAAGACCTTCATGGGGGCCGACACGCCCGAGGTGCGGGCCAAATTCCTGGCCTCCATCCCCATCGGCCGCTTTTCGACGCCCCAGGACATGGGCGCGGCGGCGGCCTTCCTGTGTTCGGACGACGCCTCGATGATCACGGGCGTGGCGCTGGAGGTGGACGGTGGCCGCTGCATCTGA
- a CDS encoding aldehyde dehydrogenase family protein produces the protein MTTAFATDRVFIGGVWRAPDGGATLPIDNPSTGEPLGRLAAGTAADVDAAVEAARAAFEGADEQGAWGRTTAVERGRILARMSREVEARIDHLAELEALDVGKPLKQARNDVIALARYLEFYSGAADKLHGETIPFQDGYTVYTLREPHGVTGHIIPWNYPMQIIGRSVVAALCVGNAVVLKPAEQASLTALAFARIAADCGLPAGALNVVPGTGAEAGAALAAHPGIDHLSFTGSTGVGVAIQQAAAANAVPVTLELGGKSPQLVFDDADLDKALPFLVNAGIQNAGQTCSAGSRVLVQRGVYDAVVRRMAERFGALTVGPALDDRDVGPLVSKKQQAMVEGFIEKGRADGLIVAQATLADLPEGGAYVAPTLFAGVAPDHPLAQQEIFGPAVVVIPFDTEAQAVAIANGTPYGLVAGVWTADGGRQMRLAKRLRAGQVFINNYGAAGGVELPFGGVGKSGHGREKGFEALYAFTALKTVAAHHG, from the coding sequence ATGACGACGGCCTTCGCCACGGATCGGGTCTTCATCGGCGGCGTCTGGCGGGCGCCGGACGGGGGCGCGACCCTGCCGATCGACAACCCCTCCACGGGCGAGCCCCTGGGCCGTCTGGCGGCCGGAACCGCCGCCGACGTGGACGCCGCCGTCGAGGCCGCCCGCGCGGCTTTCGAGGGCGCCGACGAACAAGGCGCATGGGGCCGGACGACGGCGGTGGAGCGCGGCCGCATCCTGGCCCGCATGAGCCGCGAGGTGGAGGCCCGCATCGACCATCTGGCCGAGCTGGAGGCCCTGGATGTCGGCAAGCCCCTGAAACAGGCGCGCAACGACGTGATCGCCCTGGCCCGCTATCTGGAGTTCTACTCGGGCGCGGCGGACAAGCTGCACGGCGAGACGATCCCCTTTCAGGACGGCTACACCGTTTACACCCTGCGCGAGCCGCACGGGGTGACGGGACACATCATCCCCTGGAACTATCCGATGCAGATCATCGGGCGCTCGGTCGTGGCGGCTCTGTGCGTCGGCAACGCCGTGGTGCTGAAGCCGGCCGAACAGGCCTCGCTGACGGCCCTGGCCTTCGCCCGGATCGCCGCCGACTGCGGCCTGCCGGCCGGCGCCCTGAACGTCGTGCCCGGCACGGGGGCCGAGGCCGGCGCGGCCCTGGCGGCCCATCCGGGGATCGACCATCTGTCCTTCACAGGCTCGACCGGAGTGGGGGTGGCGATCCAGCAGGCGGCGGCGGCCAACGCCGTTCCCGTGACGCTGGAGCTGGGCGGCAAGTCGCCCCAGTTGGTGTTCGACGACGCCGATCTGGACAAGGCCCTGCCCTTCCTGGTCAACGCCGGAATCCAGAACGCAGGCCAGACCTGTTCGGCCGGGTCGCGCGTCCTGGTCCAGCGCGGCGTTTACGACGCCGTCGTGCGCCGCATGGCGGAACGCTTCGGCGCCCTGACGGTCGGCCCCGCCCTGGACGACCGCGACGTCGGCCCCCTGGTGTCGAAGAAGCAGCAGGCCATGGTCGAAGGCTTCATCGAGAAGGGGCGCGCCGACGGTCTGATCGTGGCCCAGGCGACCCTGGCCGACCTGCCCGAAGGCGGGGCCTATGTGGCGCCGACCCTGTTCGCCGGGGTCGCGCCCGATCATCCGCTGGCGCAGCAGGAGATTTTCGGCCCGGCCGTCGTGGTCATCCCCTTCGACACGGAGGCGCAGGCCGTCGCCATCGCCAACGGCACGCCCTATGGCCTGGTCGCCGGGGTCTGGACCGCCGACGGGGGGCGCCAGATGCGACTGGCGAAACGGCTGCGCGCGGGACAGGTCTTCATCAACAACTATGGCGCGGCGGGCGGGGTCGAACTGCCCTTCGGCGGCGTCGGCAAGTCGGGTCATGGACGGGAAAAGGGGTTCGAGGCGCTTTACGCCTTCACCGCCCTGAAGACCGTCGCGGCCCATCACGGATAG
- a CDS encoding acetylornithine deacetylase/succinyl-diaminopimelate desuccinylase family protein, whose amino-acid sequence MSAPTIQTVMDLIDGRTDDLVALTQDLIRFPTVNPPGEAYRPCAEYIGDRLKKRGFKVEYVRGEGSPGDSDKYPRTNVIARWDGVEPGPCVHFNSHIDVVEVGAGWTVDPFGGEVKDGRIYGRGACDMKGGLAASILAVEALIDSGLPLPGALEISGTVDEESGGYGGVAYLAERGWFSEPRVNHVIIPEPLNVDRVCIGHRGVWWAEIETKGRIAHGSMPFLGDSAIRHMGAVMEAFESKLYPAMAARHSDMPVVPEGARQSTMNINSIHGGQAEGFDGLPAPCVADSTRMIIDRRFLIEETLDDVKGEVKAILDGLAARRHGFRYEMRDLFQVAPSMADRDGPVASTTAAAIQTVLGKRAQFVCSPGTYDQKHVDRIGKLKDCIAYGPGVLDLAHQPDEWVGIEDMTNSAKVMARAAYDLLTRRRS is encoded by the coding sequence ATGAGCGCCCCGACAATCCAGACCGTCATGGACCTGATCGACGGCCGCACCGACGATCTGGTCGCCCTGACCCAGGATTTGATCCGCTTTCCGACGGTGAACCCGCCGGGCGAAGCCTATCGCCCATGCGCCGAATACATCGGCGATCGGCTGAAAAAGCGCGGCTTCAAGGTCGAATACGTCCGGGGCGAGGGCTCGCCGGGCGACAGCGACAAATATCCCCGCACCAATGTCATCGCCCGCTGGGACGGCGTCGAGCCGGGCCCTTGCGTCCACTTCAACAGCCATATCGACGTGGTCGAGGTCGGCGCCGGCTGGACGGTCGATCCCTTCGGCGGCGAGGTGAAGGACGGCCGCATCTATGGCCGGGGCGCCTGCGACATGAAGGGCGGGCTGGCGGCCTCCATCCTGGCGGTCGAGGCCCTGATCGATTCCGGCCTGCCCCTGCCCGGCGCGCTGGAGATTTCGGGCACGGTGGACGAGGAATCCGGCGGCTACGGCGGCGTCGCCTATCTGGCCGAGCGGGGCTGGTTCTCCGAACCGCGCGTCAACCACGTCATCATCCCCGAGCCGCTGAACGTGGACCGAGTCTGCATCGGCCATCGCGGCGTCTGGTGGGCCGAAATCGAGACCAAGGGCCGCATCGCCCACGGCTCCATGCCCTTCCTGGGCGACTCGGCCATCCGCCACATGGGCGCGGTGATGGAGGCGTTCGAGAGCAAGCTCTATCCCGCCATGGCCGCCCGCCATTCCGACATGCCGGTGGTGCCCGAGGGGGCGCGCCAGTCGACGATGAACATCAACTCCATCCACGGCGGCCAGGCCGAGGGCTTCGACGGCCTGCCGGCGCCCTGCGTGGCGGATTCGACCCGCATGATCATCGACCGCCGCTTCCTGATCGAGGAGACGCTGGACGACGTGAAGGGCGAGGTGAAGGCCATACTGGACGGACTGGCGGCCCGGCGTCACGGCTTCCGCTACGAGATGCGCGACCTCTTCCAGGTGGCGCCCAGCATGGCAGACCGGGACGGGCCGGTGGCCAGCACCACCGCCGCCGCCATCCAGACCGTCCTGGGCAAGCGGGCGCAGTTCGTCTGCTCGCCCGGCACCTACGACCAGAAGCACGTCGACCGCATCGGCAAGCTGAAGGACTGCATCGCCTATGGTCCCGGCGTGCTGGACCTGGCGCACCAGCCGGACGAATGGGTCGGGATCGAGGACATGACCAACTCGGCCAAGGTCATGGCGCGCGCCGCCTACGACCTTCTGACCCGACGACGGAGCTAG
- a CDS encoding flavin reductase family protein, translating to MTVSPPRIGGLDIQNRGSPDDPVVLMIGQAAPLSPDGRDIARALAEAGRHVLQVDLPQEDGAAALRRLLTDLSSRPAVLCAPAALNRVIPALAVTGPALASCLIVVGEGPMAAEATAALDDLPMLAVEPGQGAEALDRLNAAVLGFLEREAPREAVVYQAGSDARTLRDALGCFATGVTVVTTLDADGRPIGLTANSFSSVSLDPPLILFCLSRGSTNLERFQAARHFAINVLHIGQQPMSGVFARAGDRFQDVAWEAWDTGAPILSGSLASFECATDRVIEAGDHLIFIGRVLRARFEPRRDPLLYFRGKYRRLHFA from the coding sequence ATGACCGTCTCGCCGCCCCGTATCGGGGGCCTCGACATCCAGAACCGGGGTTCGCCCGACGATCCGGTGGTGCTGATGATCGGCCAGGCCGCGCCTCTGTCGCCGGACGGGCGCGACATCGCCCGCGCCCTGGCCGAGGCGGGTCGGCACGTCCTTCAGGTCGATCTGCCGCAGGAAGACGGGGCTGCGGCCCTGCGGCGTCTGTTGACCGACCTTTCCTCTCGCCCCGCCGTCCTGTGCGCCCCGGCGGCGCTGAACCGGGTGATCCCGGCCCTGGCGGTCACGGGACCGGCCCTGGCCAGTTGTCTGATCGTGGTCGGCGAAGGTCCGATGGCGGCCGAGGCGACGGCCGCGCTGGACGACCTGCCGATGCTGGCGGTCGAACCGGGCCAGGGCGCCGAGGCGCTGGACCGACTGAACGCCGCCGTCCTGGGGTTTCTGGAGCGGGAGGCCCCGCGCGAGGCGGTGGTCTATCAGGCCGGGTCCGACGCCCGCACCCTGCGCGACGCCCTGGGCTGTTTCGCCACCGGGGTCACGGTGGTCACGACCCTGGACGCGGACGGCCGGCCCATCGGCCTGACCGCCAACTCCTTCTCGTCGGTGTCGTTGGACCCGCCGCTGATCCTGTTCTGCCTGTCGCGCGGCTCGACCAATCTGGAGCGATTCCAGGCGGCCCGGCATTTCGCCATCAATGTGCTGCACATCGGCCAGCAACCGATGTCCGGCGTCTTCGCCCGCGCCGGCGACCGCTTCCAGGATGTGGCCTGGGAGGCGTGGGACACGGGCGCGCCCATCCTGTCGGGCTCCTTGGCCAGTTTCGAATGCGCCACCGACCGGGTGATCGAGGCGGGCGACCATCTGATCTTCATCGGCCGGGTGCTGCGCGCGCGGTTCGAGCCCCGGCGCGATCCCCTGTTGTATTTCCGGGGCAAGTACCGCCGGCTGCACTTCGCCTGA
- a CDS encoding CoA-acylating methylmalonate-semialdehyde dehydrogenase, which produces MVRDIRHFIDGLAFEGASGRFGDVFNPNTGEVQARVPLATVGEVDRAVQAAQNAFEGWASTNPQRRARVMFEFKRLVEANMTELAELLSSEHGKVVADSKGDIQRGLEVIEFACGIPHALKGEYTHGAGPGIDVYSMRQPLGVVAGVTPFNFPAMIPMWMFGVAIAVGNTFVLKPSERDPSVPVRLAELMLEAGAPKGVLNVVHGDKAAVDAVLTHPLVHAVSFVGSSDIAHYVYQTGAAHGKRVQAMGGAKNHGIVLPDADMDQVIKDLSGAAYGSAGERCMALPVVVPVGKKTADELRERMVAEIPSMRVGVSTDAGAHYGPVVTAQHRARVAGWIEKGVQEGAELVVDGRDFSLQGHEKGYFIGPSLFDHVKPTMESYREEIFGPVLQIVRAESFEEALALPSQHQYGNGVAIFTQNGRAARDFAARVNVGMVGINVPIPVPVAYHTFGGWKRSAFGDINQHGMEGLRFWTKTKTVTARWPDSALEHSDSSFVIPTMR; this is translated from the coding sequence ATGGTACGCGACATTCGCCACTTCATCGACGGCCTGGCGTTCGAGGGCGCCTCGGGCCGGTTCGGCGACGTGTTCAATCCCAACACGGGCGAGGTTCAGGCCCGCGTCCCGCTGGCCACGGTCGGCGAGGTTGATCGCGCGGTCCAGGCGGCGCAGAACGCCTTCGAGGGCTGGGCCTCCACCAATCCGCAGCGTCGCGCGCGGGTGATGTTCGAGTTCAAACGCCTGGTCGAGGCGAACATGACCGAACTGGCCGAACTGCTGTCCAGCGAACACGGCAAGGTCGTCGCCGATTCCAAGGGCGACATTCAGCGCGGGCTGGAGGTGATCGAGTTCGCCTGCGGCATCCCCCACGCGCTGAAGGGCGAATACACCCATGGCGCCGGGCCGGGCATCGACGTCTATTCGATGCGCCAGCCGCTGGGCGTGGTGGCGGGCGTCACCCCGTTCAACTTCCCGGCCATGATCCCGATGTGGATGTTCGGCGTGGCCATCGCGGTGGGCAACACCTTCGTGCTGAAGCCGTCCGAGCGCGATCCGTCTGTGCCGGTGCGCCTGGCCGAACTGATGCTCGAAGCCGGCGCCCCCAAGGGCGTGCTGAACGTCGTCCATGGCGACAAGGCGGCGGTCGACGCCGTCCTGACCCATCCGCTGGTCCACGCGGTCAGCTTCGTCGGCTCATCCGACATCGCCCACTATGTCTATCAGACCGGGGCGGCGCACGGGAAACGGGTCCAGGCCATGGGCGGCGCCAAGAACCACGGCATCGTCCTGCCCGACGCCGACATGGATCAGGTGATCAAGGACCTGTCGGGCGCGGCCTATGGCTCGGCCGGGGAACGCTGCATGGCTCTGCCCGTCGTCGTCCCGGTCGGCAAGAAGACCGCCGACGAACTGCGCGAGCGGATGGTCGCCGAAATCCCGTCGATGCGGGTCGGCGTCTCCACCGACGCGGGCGCCCACTATGGTCCCGTCGTCACGGCCCAGCACCGCGCGCGCGTCGCCGGCTGGATCGAAAAGGGCGTTCAGGAAGGCGCCGAACTGGTCGTGGACGGCCGCGACTTCAGCCTGCAGGGCCACGAGAAGGGCTATTTCATCGGCCCGTCCCTGTTCGACCACGTCAAGCCGACGATGGAGTCCTACCGCGAGGAAATCTTCGGACCCGTGCTGCAGATCGTGCGCGCCGAGAGCTTCGAGGAGGCCCTGGCCTTGCCGTCGCAGCACCAGTACGGAAACGGCGTCGCCATCTTCACCCAGAACGGCCGCGCGGCGCGCGACTTCGCCGCCCGCGTCAACGTGGGCATGGTCGGCATCAACGTGCCGATCCCGGTGCCGGTCGCCTATCACACCTTCGGCGGCTGGAAGCGGTCGGCCTTCGGCGACATCAACCAGCACGGCATGGAAGGGCTGCGGTTCTGGACCAAGACCAAGACCGTCACCGCCCGCTGGCCGGATTCGGCCCTGGAGCATTCGGACAGTTCGTTCGTCATCCCGACGATGCGTTGA
- a CDS encoding enoyl-CoA hydratase/isomerase family protein, with the protein MSEVEIITRVENAVGRITLNRPKAIHALNRAMCEAMTQALLSWRDDPAVTSVLIDHAGERGFCAGGDIRMIAESGAGDAVEARAFFLAEYRLNHLMFDYPKPITAVVDGVVMGGGVGISEPADIRVATERTTYAMPETGIGLFPDVGGGWFLPRLPGQTGVWLALTGVRLKAQQTIELGIHTHYVPSEHIGALKADLLTGVSPIEAVGNYDMPIPPGFTFEREGIDRLFAFDTVEEIFDALEADGSDWALTQLATLKTKSPQSLKVSLRQIRTGATLNSFAENMAMEYALGGRIVRTPDFQEGVRAVIVDKDNAPKWSPADLSGVTDATLDALFAPLPDNEKWTPLA; encoded by the coding sequence ATGAGTGAAGTCGAGATCATCACCCGCGTCGAAAACGCCGTCGGTCGCATCACCCTGAACCGGCCCAAGGCGATCCATGCGTTGAACCGGGCGATGTGCGAGGCGATGACCCAGGCCCTGCTGTCCTGGCGCGACGATCCGGCCGTGACCTCGGTGCTGATCGACCATGCGGGAGAGCGCGGCTTCTGCGCGGGCGGCGATATCCGCATGATCGCCGAGAGCGGGGCGGGCGATGCGGTGGAGGCCAGGGCCTTCTTCCTGGCCGAATATCGGCTGAACCATCTGATGTTCGACTATCCCAAGCCGATCACGGCCGTCGTGGACGGCGTCGTCATGGGCGGCGGGGTCGGGATTTCGGAGCCGGCCGACATTCGCGTGGCGACCGAGCGGACCACCTACGCCATGCCCGAGACGGGGATCGGCCTGTTCCCCGACGTGGGCGGCGGCTGGTTCCTGCCGCGCCTGCCGGGCCAGACCGGCGTGTGGCTGGCCCTGACGGGCGTTCGGCTGAAGGCGCAACAGACAATCGAACTCGGCATTCATACCCACTATGTTCCCTCTGAACACATTGGTGCGCTCAAGGCGGACTTGCTGACAGGGGTTAGTCCGATTGAGGCCGTGGGCAATTACGATATGCCGATCCCGCCCGGCTTCACGTTCGAGCGCGAGGGCATCGACCGGCTGTTCGCCTTCGACACGGTGGAAGAGATTTTCGACGCGCTGGAGGCGGACGGCTCGGACTGGGCGCTCACGCAGTTGGCGACGCTGAAAACCAAGTCGCCGCAGTCTCTGAAGGTGTCGCTGCGCCAGATCCGAACGGGCGCGACGCTGAACAGCTTCGCCGAAAACATGGCTATGGAATATGCGCTGGGTGGTCGCATCGTGCGCACGCCCGATTTCCAGGAAGGCGTCCGCGCCGTGATCGTGGACAAGGACAATGCGCCGAAATGGTCCCCGGCGGACCTGTCGGGCGTTACGGATGCGACGCTGGACGCCCTGTTCGCGCCCTTGCCGGACAACGAAAAATGGACGCCGCTGGCCTGA
- the leuB gene encoding 3-isopropylmalate dehydrogenase has product MAAASDRVFDLLVLPGDGIGPEIVGETLRVADWFGRKAGLRLSLTQGLAGGASIDAVGAPVSEAVVDQALASDAVLFGAVGGPKWDHLPRAQRPEMGILRLRQALDLYANLRPAVCFDELLDASALKPDLIRGLDILIVREATAGVYFSLPRANTVDADGARRAYDTQAYTEAEIARVCRTAFELARSRKRRLCSVDKANVMETGALWRAVASEVAADYPDVELSHMYADNCAMQLVRRPDQFDVIVTDNLFGDILSDAAAALTGSLGLLPSASLSGLAQGGRSRGLYEPIHGSAPDIAGQGVANPIATILSFALCLRWSLDRADLADRLERAVRRVVSSGVRTPDIAEAGVAPVSTTQMTDAVLAALDAETE; this is encoded by the coding sequence GTGGCCGCTGCATCTGACCGCGTCTTCGACCTTTTGGTCCTGCCGGGCGACGGCATCGGACCCGAGATCGTCGGCGAAACCCTGCGGGTCGCCGACTGGTTCGGCCGCAAGGCCGGCCTGCGCCTGAGCCTGACCCAGGGCCTGGCGGGCGGGGCCAGCATCGACGCCGTCGGCGCGCCGGTGTCCGAGGCCGTGGTCGATCAGGCCCTGGCGTCGGACGCCGTGCTGTTCGGCGCCGTGGGCGGGCCGAAGTGGGACCACCTGCCCCGCGCCCAGCGGCCCGAGATGGGAATCCTGCGCCTGCGTCAGGCGCTGGACCTCTACGCCAACCTGCGGCCCGCCGTCTGTTTCGACGAACTGCTGGACGCCTCGGCCCTAAAGCCCGATCTGATCCGGGGCCTGGACATCCTGATCGTGCGCGAGGCGACGGCGGGCGTCTATTTCAGCCTGCCCCGCGCTAACACGGTCGATGCGGACGGCGCCCGCCGCGCCTATGACACCCAGGCCTATACGGAGGCCGAGATCGCCCGCGTCTGCCGCACCGCCTTCGAACTGGCCCGCAGCCGCAAGCGCCGTCTCTGTTCGGTGGACAAGGCCAACGTCATGGAGACCGGCGCCCTGTGGCGCGCGGTCGCCAGCGAGGTCGCGGCCGATTATCCCGACGTCGAACTGTCGCACATGTACGCCGACAACTGCGCCATGCAGCTGGTGCGGCGGCCGGATCAGTTCGACGTCATCGTCACCGACAATCTGTTCGGGGACATCCTGTCGGACGCCGCCGCCGCCCTGACGGGATCGCTGGGCCTGCTGCCTTCCGCCTCCCTGTCCGGCTTGGCCCAGGGCGGGCGCAGCCGGGGCCTTTACGAACCCATCCATGGCTCGGCGCCCGACATCGCGGGCCAGGGCGTCGCCAACCCCATCGCCACCATCCTGTCCTTCGCCCTGTGCCTGCGCTGGTCGCTGGACCGGGCGGACCTGGCCGACCGGCTGGAGCGGGCGGTGCGCCGGGTCGTGTCCAGCGGCGTGCGAACCCCCGACATCGCGGAAGCCGGGGTCGCCCCCGTCTCAACCACCCAGATGACCGACGCGGTTCTGGCCGCGCTGGACGCCGAAACCGAATGA
- a CDS encoding SDR family NAD(P)-dependent oxidoreductase gives MGENRARRLAGKRAIVTGGASGFGAGIARRFAEEGARVIVADLNGEAARALAADLGGADLGVAVDVSSAEQVAALAETAHRLLGGIDIVVNNAGVGHTPQPLDELADETFDRIAAVNMRALYLMSKAFVPAMKAQGSGAVLNIASTGGGSAPGRT, from the coding sequence GTGGGAGAGAACAGAGCCAGGCGGCTGGCCGGCAAGCGGGCCATCGTCACCGGCGGGGCCTCCGGCTTCGGCGCCGGCATCGCGCGCCGCTTCGCCGAGGAAGGCGCCCGCGTCATCGTCGCGGACCTGAACGGCGAGGCCGCCCGCGCCCTGGCCGCCGATCTGGGCGGCGCCGACCTGGGCGTGGCGGTCGACGTGTCCAGCGCCGAACAGGTCGCCGCCCTGGCGGAAACCGCCCACCGCCTGCTGGGCGGGATCGACATCGTGGTCAACAACGCCGGCGTCGGTCATACGCCCCAGCCGCTGGACGAACTGGCCGACGAGACCTTCGACCGCATCGCCGCCGTCAACATGCGCGCCCTCTATCTGATGTCGAAAGCCTTCGTGCCGGCGATGAAGGCGCAAGGGTCGGGCGCCGTCCTGAACATCGCCTCCACCGGCGGGGGGTCAGCCCCCGGCCGAACCTGA
- the mmsB gene encoding 3-hydroxyisobutyrate dehydrogenase yields MTKIAFIGLGNMGGGMAANQAKAGHAVAAFDLSPSALERARSQGCVPVGSVAEAVKDAEVVITMLPAGPHVLSVYSEQIIGAAPSSALLLDCSTIDVETARKVAGLAKSAGYAFADAPVSGGTAAADAGSLAFMVGCDEGDFARVEAALAPMSRIAIRAGDHGAGQAAKICNNMLLGVSMLGTCEAIALAEKLGLDPERFFEIASKSSGQCWSVTSYYPWPGPVPTAPSNRDYQGGFASAMMLKDLKLAQDAAAKSGASTPLGAQAEALYALFDGLGHGGRDFSAMLQMLRGRLSEL; encoded by the coding sequence ATGACCAAGATCGCCTTCATCGGCCTGGGCAACATGGGCGGAGGCATGGCGGCGAACCAGGCCAAGGCCGGCCATGCGGTCGCCGCCTTCGACCTGTCGCCCAGCGCGCTGGAGCGGGCGCGGTCGCAGGGCTGTGTTCCCGTCGGTTCGGTCGCCGAGGCGGTCAAGGACGCCGAGGTGGTCATCACCATGCTGCCGGCCGGACCCCATGTGCTGAGCGTCTATTCCGAACAGATCATCGGCGCGGCGCCGTCGTCGGCCCTGTTGCTCGACTGTTCGACCATCGACGTGGAGACGGCGCGCAAGGTCGCGGGTCTGGCGAAATCGGCCGGCTACGCCTTCGCCGACGCCCCGGTGTCGGGCGGCACGGCGGCGGCGGATGCGGGAAGCCTGGCCTTCATGGTCGGCTGCGACGAAGGCGATTTCGCCCGCGTCGAGGCGGCCCTGGCGCCGATGAGCCGCATCGCCATCCGCGCGGGCGATCACGGCGCGGGTCAGGCGGCCAAGATCTGCAACAACATGCTTTTGGGCGTTTCCATGCTGGGGACGTGCGAGGCCATCGCCCTGGCCGAGAAACTGGGGCTGGACCCCGAACGCTTCTTCGAGATCGCGTCCAAGTCATCGGGCCAGTGCTGGAGCGTGACCAGCTACTATCCCTGGCCCGGGCCGGTGCCGACCGCCCCGTCGAACCGCGACTATCAGGGCGGCTTCGCCTCGGCCATGATGCTGAAGGACCTGAAGCTGGCTCAGGACGCGGCGGCCAAGTCGGGCGCCTCCACCCCGCTGGGCGCCCAGGCCGAGGCGCTCTACGCCCTGTTCGACGGCCTCGGCCACGGCGGACGGGATTTCTCGGCCATGCTGCAGATGCTGCGCGGGCGCCTGTCGGAACTGTAG